The segment CAGCCTGTAATATTCGAAAATGATCATTCCCATTACATTAGAGCAGGGAGAAATAACTCAAAATCTAGTTTactttgtgaaaaaaaaaaaaaaactaatcagGAAATGCTAAGCCAGTTCAAACATTATAAATGTAACATTTTACTTTAGCTATGTGATGTTTGGCTAAATAACAGGAAACCAAGACTTAAATGAAAACATGAATAAGACTAAACAAAAAATTTCAAGGTTTCCTAGCAAAGGAAGCAAGCAAAACTCTACATAGACAATTGCAGCTGTATAAAAAGACTCCGAATACGGCAACTGAGAATGCCCTAATGGCTCAAAATAAGGAAATGTTTAGTTAAACTGCAACCATGTAGAGATACCATATATGACAGATGAGATATAGACACTAATTAATTCACACGTCTTAATGACATAATACAGTAACCGAAAGGTCGAAACGCAGGGAGATTTCCTCACGACTATTTATATATGTAAGATATAAAGTCCACTACAGAGAACGCATACTTGACCATACCTATAACCATTCTATGGCCTGTGATACTATGACAGCAACAACAATAATCAAGCCTCAACCTAAACTCAACATGTAGTCAATTTAGCTCATTCCATGTCTGATTTTCAAATTTCAAGCACGTAAATTAACGGCGCATTTGGTGACTACTACTTGTTTCATACGATAGATCATCATCTAGATCCAGTCAACAAGCTGAATTACACGATAAGATATGTGCAAAGCAAAAGGCCAACACCGAATAAGAGTTTCAACGAGCGTAGAGAACTTTCATAACAATGAAATTGTAAGagaaatgaatttgaaattgatctACAACTATTAATGTGAACATCTAAACAGATCACAGAACCAAGCATGACATCGCCGGAAAAAGATCAAAGACGTATACAGTATCTGAAATAAAGATGCAAAATTGAAATAAAAAGAGGTTACCATCGCCATCCTTGTCGAATAGACTGAAAGCCTCCTTGAACTCAGAGATCTGGTCGTCAGTCAATTGATCCGCCATTATTGTTTTCTGGACAGCGAGACAGAGACCAAAATATCGGAGACAATGCGAAGCAAGATGGGGAGAGAGAAAAAAACGTAGGAATATATATAggcaaatcttttttttttttttcataataagGATTCCCTCGAGTttctattttcttttcttttatttaggATTCGAGTTAATCCCAATCGGGATATTTTTTTTCTTAATTTGTACACTTTGCTAATACAAAAGTTTATGCTTAAATAGTACTTATATTACCTTCATATTTCCAAAAAATTATCGACAAGTGGAAACTACGAACGTAAAAAATAGGAAAAAAAGTACGTGAAAATTGCATGATCATTTTATTTTATACGGATAAgtaattataaaaaatattaaattaggttaaaataaataataaaaaaaactgaTAACCATAAATAAAGCACAACGTATACGTGGCAGTCAGTATCAAGCAGCTAGCTGAAGTCTCTCTCTTATTTATTCTCTCCGCGTAGCAAACGCGTatgccttttttttttttcattcgattttattaaaataaaatatatcatGATTCGATTAAAGCTTTGAacctgaaaaaaaaaattaagggcTGTTTAATaagggaaattttttttttttttttcaaaaattatTGTTACTTTTCGATTTTCATTTCGCAGATAAGTTTGTGCAAAACTTGTTCagtgtataaattttttttttccaaaaactAAAATCTctaatttttaaaagtcaaaatcAGATCTTCAAAATCAGGTCGGAAACCTATTTTTTTTCCATCACCAAGCCAAGTCCGATCAAGCTTTAACCTATCGGAATTGAGGAGAGCTTAATCCTTTACCTCGAAGGAAAGACGAGCTGTCGTGAAAGAGAGCTCTGACGAGCTTTGGCCAACACAACCTGAACGCAATCGAGGCTGGAATTGACGGGACGATGCGCGCACGAGGAAAGCAAGCCATCTTCATCGTCGTCCACTCACGAAAGGACGAGTACCGCCACATCGCCGCCGCACCGAATCGATCCGCCACATCGTCGCCGCACCGAGACAAGCTGTTGTTTCCGCCACCTCAGCATCGATCAGTCATCGTGGTGGTCGGCTCGTTAAGCCACCGAATTGACCACTGATTTTGATATTTCCGGCAACCTCAGTTGTAATAGAACGATTGCGACGCCATGAACAGCGGCGGCAAAAGATCGGAATCGAAGAGATCTTCCTCTCCTCCACAACAAACGAATTTTTTATAATACACTATGACCCCTGACGTTTCCATTTTTTTCAATCCAGTTCAATTTCCAATTTGAAAACTTCAAATTTGACAATCTCATTTTTAAGAAAATTTTGTGAAAAATCTCAAAGAAAATGAAAACAAAAGTCGCCAACCGAATAAATTTTTAAAGAAAACTGAGAATTTTGTGAAAAAtagaaaattttcaaaaaaaatcaAAACAGTGCCCTACCGAACAGGGCCTAAAGCTTTTTTTTTAAGTTCATGATTCAATTTTTTTAAGTAAATGGAGCTTGTCATTAATGATTAAATACGATTACATTGTTAAAAAAGGACGACAATCGACCGAGCTCATTATTCTTAGAATTAGCGATACTATGAGCTAATCGATTGCATCCTCTTGGTATATGTACAAAAGTGCAGGAATTGAAAGTAGAAATTAAAGACTTGATTCTACAAATTAATTCTCTACAAGTTAAAAAACAAATGCCATGTCCATTGATAGCTTGAATGAGCAAGAGAGCATTTGATTCGAAAATGACATTTGAGAAACTGTATTGTTTAGCAAGACAAACTCCATGTAGAGGACTGAAGCTTCCTTAAGTGAAATATCGTTGATTCCGTCTTTATATGCTGCCTGGAATCGTAGAATACATGCCGAATTATCTCTAATAACCACTCCTAAGCCCCACTTCCCAATCCGACTAAAGATTGTCGCATCACAGTTAATCTTGACAAACGAGGGCAACGGAGGACGCCATTGAGCTTGAGATGGGGCTATCGAAATGATACCAGACCGGGCAAGAGCAGCTAAAGATAGGTCCTTTAGAGAATGTGCAGCTTGAGTAACCACCGAACAAGGATTACCACAGGTACTTTCAGCCCAAACTCTTTATATTACGAAATCTAAGGCCACCATTTGGTTTAGAAGGTGATAAAGTTGGCCATCCAACCCATCTGATCTTTTTCTTCCCATTCCACCAAAATGTGTGAATAGCTGTTTCAATCTCATTTAAAATTTTCTTAGGAATCTTGAAGTACGCCATAGCATATGTCGATATCGATTGTATTATCAATTTGATCAAAACTTCTTTCCCGACCTTATATAGGAGTCTTGCCGACCAAACATTTAGTCGTTTCCATATCTTATCTACATGTTCTTTAAAACAGAAGGCTTTGGCACTCCTAACAAGAAGTGGGAGGCCTAGATAGCGATCATGGACGAGCACTTCTTGTATATGGAGAATGTCTTGAATTTGTCGACGAAGGGTATTTGGGCTAAAATATATGCCTGATTTAGATCAGTTAATTACCTGTCCCGAGGTAGCTCCGTATTCGTCGAATATTTTCCCTAGCCCTTCGACCTCCTCTGGATTAGCCCTTCGACCTTCGAATATTGCGAAGAGAAGATGTGAAATTTGAGGGTTGTTCCGAGCAATGTTACACCCAGATAATACTCCATCCAACTCAGCTTTTGCAATTGAGGATGATAACCCTTCGACACATAAAACAAATAAGAATGGCTACAATGTATCTCCCTTACGCAGCCCCCTATTCGGAATGAATCTTCTACTAGATTCACCATTAATCAAGACTTCAAATGAAACAGTAGAGATGCATCTCCTAATCCAAGAAACCCACAATGAAGAGAAACTCGTTGTTGACATAAGCTCTTCAAGGTATTTCCATTCCCCTCTACCGAACGCCTTCGACATATCCGTTTTAATCGTGCACCAACCATCCTCATTCGACTTTTTGAGCTTTAAAAAATGGGTAAGCTCATAGGCCAGAATGACGTTGTCGGAAATTAAACGCCCAGGGACAAATGTCGATTGATTCGGAGAGATTATTCGAGTAAGGAGCCTTTTCAAACAATTAGCCAACACTTTAGAAGCGAGCTTATAAAGAGTGTTACATAAGCTAATGGGTCTGAATTCCGTCATGCTCTTAGGTTCTTTGACTTTTAGGATTAGCATAATTTGGGAATGATTAAAATTTGTCGGAGGACAAGTTTCTCCATCAAGAAACCCCTGTATACAAGATGTGATCTCAAATTTCATCACTTCCTAATAAATCTTGAAGAACCATGGTGACAATCTGTCCGGCTCGAGAGACTTTTTAGATTTCATACTCTTAAGCGCGAATGAAACATCTTCCACTGAAATAGGGGCAGTAAGGCAACTATTGTCTTCGAAAGAAATTCTCTGATCAATGTTGTCCACAACCGGAGAGAAATTCGAGTTCTGATTAGAGGAAAAGAGATCTTGAAAATACGCCACAGCTACATCAAAAATGTCTCTCTGATTCGAGGCAGAGTTTCCAAGAGGGTCTAAGAGACTGTCAATTATGTTCCTTTTCTTTCGAGAGGAAGCTGCTGAATGAAAATGTTTTATTGCGGTCTCCGTCCCTAAGCCAATGACTTTTCGCTCTTTGGCTCCAATAAGTAGCTTCTCGACGAGTCAAATCATCTATTTCTTCTTGTATGCAGTTGGCTTTTTCCCTGTTTTCGGCTGACATAGGAACTGCAGATATTGAGTTTAACAGAGAGACCTTCTCCTTAATCAATTTTGGCCAATTCGGAGGGTGATTCCTCCATTCCATTAACTGGAATCTATAATGGTTAAGTTTGTTCCGGCAGTCCTCAACATTATCACATCTCATTCCATTTACCCAAGTATCCTTTATCAATTCCACACAATCAGGCGCTAGATTCCAACAATTGTTATATCGAAATTTAGGAATGATACCTGAAACCAGCAATCCTTGAAGGTGAAGCACGAGAGGCATATGGTCTGATGAAAAGTCAGGATAATGTAGAACTTCTGCTGAATTTAAATTTCCTTGCCCAAATCCAATCTGCAAAAGCTCTGTCTAACCTAGCCTGAATTAAGGCCTGATTCTTCCTTTTATTTCTCCAAGTGAAAGGAAATCCAGTGAACGGAATCTTACTCCAACCACAGTCTGCCACAACTTCCCTGAACTCGTTAAGCTGAGATTGAGGTTTGGGATTGCCGCCAACTTTCTCGGAATCATCCAAGATCTAATTGAAATCTCCAATCGCTAGCCAAGGTAAAGGATTTCAAAAGAGGAGAGAACGCAACAATTGGTAAGTGCGCCACTTATCATCAGATTTTGGCCATCCATAAACCCCTGTAAACCTCCAGCTTCCGCCAACAATTGTGTCAATATGGTCCAGAGAATAAGAGAGTATATCAACCGAAACTTCCTCTCCCCCAAAACAATGCTAGACCTCCACTGTATCCATCTCCAGTAAAGTCTTTGTCTACTCCAAAACAACCTTTTGCCTTCAGTAAACATTTTATCTAATCCAACTCTCTTGATAGCTTCTTAGTTTTCgaaagaaaaattaaaaagaaCATTTAATTTTTGTAATTTCTGCAATATTTGGATTCTGTAGGAGCTGTCTAAGTCCCTACAATTTCATGACAAGACATTTATTGCGAATGGTGGGAGTGGTCATGTCCACTCGCCGCCGGGCAGTTTTCGATTCCATCATATCCCAACTCCTCAATATAACacaacaaagaagaagaagaaataaaatctGGACGAATAGAAGAATGAACCTGAACTGATTCGATTAAAGCTGAAAAGGAAAAAGAGAATAAATATCATTCCACCAACACAATATATACTACTTATATCAAAAGCATACCAAATTTACGATTCTCAAAATAAGACATCTCTCCTCTATTAGAATGTAATTGCGTTGTCTATTCGTTATAAattcattaataaatataaaacgaAATAAAAAAATCTTCTATTGCATGCCTTATGTCAATTGTTATTTTCTTCGTAGTAGTGGACATATCTCAATCTGTTGAATGACATCTTGGTTTATTTAATAAGTATAATCAACTGCAAATTGGAATGTACTTCAATGATAAGACCAATTATTCATCAAAAAAAATGATAAGACCAATTCGTTCTCTATCATACAAAAAGTTTGGAGTTAGCTTTTTTACTTCCAAGTGATTTTATCACAATTCAAATAGATGATCTTGGATTTTTGTTTGTCCATTTATGATGGTTGTTATAAAATTTTCCGTGTCAAACGAAAAATCTCGTTTAACATCTCAATTTGATCGTGATTATTTTTATTAGATCGATTTATTTGTGTATTCTTTTAGCTAATTTGCTAGCTTCGAGTTATAATCTATTGTATTTATCAAAATACCAATTTAACTAAATATTAATGATTTTTCTTTTTTCAGATGAACATACGTCAAAAGTGATAACATTGGATATTGGAATGATCATTTTCCTTTCTATTTGCTCGAACAGGACTTAAATCAATACATTTCGAGATCTTAAAATGTCGTAAAGTTAAAAGTAAGTGATCAAACTATATAAATTGAtggaattaaaaaataaaaaatctccCATATTTTCATAAAAATAGAAATTAGAACAGGAAGGTAAGAGCTGACATCGGTTGAAAATGTATAAAAAAGGGATGGCTGAGATTAATTTTCTCAGCAACCAAAAAGGATTACCATTATTTAATCCATTTCAAATATTTTAATCCATTTCAAATATTTCGTAATTAAatttattttgaattattttaaatatttttttataaaatttatggATGTTTGAGTTCTTTCTTCAattttattattacatttattttgaatattttattttaaataataaaaaaatatataaatgtttttatcattaattatatttttttaaaattcataatttttattatgaaatatTTAAAATAGATCAAGGAGagtttaaaaatttattattatatccATTCTAAAATAAATGTAAAAATTACATGTAAATGGGAGGAGGTAGTATTTCTCAATTATTACCGTACCGTTCCTTTCCTTGCCATTTAATTTTTCTCTCTCGTTCCATTTCTCTTGTACCTGTAAGTGATATCGCTCTCTAAAAATGGCCGATCAGTTGACCGACGATCAGATATCAGAATTCAAGGAGGCTTTCAGTCTATTCGACAAGGATGGCGATGGTATCTTCCTTACAGCTTTCAGATCTGTTATATCTTTCTGCTATGCTATGAACCATTCATGTTTCCATTAATTTATGTTCTGTGTTCGCTACTTATAGTTTTGGATTCTGTTTGTTTACTTTTCTGTAGTTATGTTGGTCGCTCGTCTATTTTGATATGTGTTATGAGCCCTGGTCAATCGAAAATTGGTTTAGGTGTCGTGTCAATATGGTTTTCTATACACGAATGGAAATGAAACTCAGATCTTGATAAACTATGGAGAATTCTAATTTCTAAAGGAAAATTACTATGAGAATTTGTTGTTTGAGGGTTAGGAAAAAATTTGACATATTCGATGTGCTTGTTGTTCATAATTTCATACGATTATGTCTATTTTAGAAGTGTTTAAACATATGAGATTGGGATCAGAAAAAGGAATCGTCTTGTCGTATTTCTTTACATCTTTACATCGTCCTCAGTGATTCCTGTTGTATTTGTAAAATACTGACTGTAAAGAAATTCAGCTACTTGGTTAACAGCCCAGGGAAATTATTTATTAGAATCTTGCAGTATTGAAAGCATCTTTATGACTTGATATGGCCATTTTGCATTCCCTGATTGTGGGAGCGAGCTTTTGCTGCTATTTAACCTTCTAGGTTGTCTTGTTCCTTCTTTAGGAAAATCTCCTTTTGTTTTTAtcttgtttcatatattcgttctaAGTTCTAACTATGTTTTTAACTCTGGCTGTAGGTTGTATCACGACCAAGGAGCTTGGTACTGTTATGCGATCTCTGGGACAGAACCCAACTGAAGCAGAGCTTCAAGATATGATTAATGAAGTTGATGCTGATGGTAATGGAACCATCGATTTCCCCGAGTTCCTTAACTTAATGGCCCGAAAGATGAAGGACACAGATTCTGAAGAGGAGCTAAAGGAAGCTTTCAGGGTCTTTGATAAGGACCAAAATGGTTTCATTTCTGCTGCTGAGCTCCGCCACGTGATGACCAATCTCGGGGAGAAGTTGACAGATGAGGAAGTTGGTGAGATGATCCGTGAGGCCGATGTGGATGGGGATGGTCAAATCAACTACGAGGAGTTTGTCAAAGTAATGATGGCCAAGTGAGGACTTCTTGATCAAAAACCAAAACTTTATATGATAAACAAGAAAGTAGAAAGGGAACAGGACAAAGCAGATAAGGTTAATGGTGATGTCCATTTCCCCATATTAGGGGGCACCATTTGACATGTTTAGGCTTGGTTAATTGTATTGTCTTGTTTGCATTTTATCATGGTACTGTTTGTCTGTTCCTTATTTAGAATTATTGATTATGTAGTGTATTATCCTTATTTGTTCTGTATCCTTTTTCTTTCTAATGTGAACCTAGAACAATTGGGTGATTTAATCCCTATAATCCTTTAATGTCTAGATACTTATTCGATTTCAATACTATATGGAATGCTCTCGATACATAGTTTTGTATTTTATCATTGTTACGAAGAAAGGCGCATCTGTGAGGCACGATCAAGTTTTGGCAAACTAGCCTATAAATGAGGTCGGTTGAGGTGGTTGACGGCTGATCGGAGTTCGCTGGCCATGTATTTTACATATTAGAAAATGATCACTAGGCTTTCTCAAAATTATTACTGAAAACAAATGTAAAAAGCTACCGACTTAGGAATAAAGATGATAACTGTTCCTTGTGTATAAACGTATTCAAATAATCAGAAGGCTCCAATCGAAGTTTGAAGACATGGGATATATGAACATCAAGCAATAAGGTAGAATATCAAGGGACCAAAATGTCACGAGCATCTTTCAATGTACATGCCTTAGAAGTTAAGTTTCATTCAAGTGACTCGCCCTTCGAACAATGCAAGGGGAGTGTCAGGTTACTGAAAATAACAATACGATTAGGTTTCCTGACTATCGCAAAATAAGGACAAAGGAACGCATCCATTTTATAAGGATTTGAGACCCGGACACAGTTTGTTCTTAATACGAGGAGAGTGAACCATCTTGCATCGATAACCAAGAATTAGAGAAAGAAACAAAGCCTATTCCTTGTCAGATTCTTCACTGTCATCCGATGACTGATCCTTCTTTAATTGCTCTTCTCCACCATCAGGATTTAACTTGGTCTTCTTCTCTTTCTTCCTTTGTTTCTTCTTTTGACGTTTCAAGCGCTTCTTAGCTGTTCGTTCCTCCACAGCTTTCGTTTTTTCTTCCCTTCTCATATTGAACTCTGCCACTAACTTTCTTTTCTGGTAATCAACTTCCATCCTTGCAAGGCGATCTTGTTCCTTCCTTCTCATTTGTCGATACTGTTGCaagtttcaaaaaaaaataaaaaaatccacGTCATAAACTGACAGATGAATAAATAGTCTAGGCATTTACCATAATGCAGGGAATACAACAAGACATCTCAGTTTTCTAATGATGTCGTCTAAGCTGAGCGAATGAGAAGAAAACCTATCCAAGTCAGAAAATGAATGAGAAAGCAAATTCGAAGAAAGAACATAAAAGTCACAACACAACACAGCAAAGTTTGGAGTATTAAATATTTGCAACACAATACAACAACTGCATACAAAGACAGCACCAAAAACTAGATGCCTCCTTTCCATTCAGTTTTATTATATGCCTATTTTCCAGATTTTAGACTTCCTACACACATATTTATGAGCACTCTTCCCCGTCCAACCAGCAAACTACATATCGATTAAAAAGCATCTTTTCAAAAACTAGAACAACTTATTTCTCCAACATATATAAAGAGGAAAAGTAAACCATCGTGAAAATAAGTGGCTTTTATACACAAGATCGACTGCATACCTGGTGAAAGTCACCAGAGCCGGAACCAGCGGAACTTCCTGAAGTATTGCTGACACGGACAGGGACATTCTCAAGAATTCGTCGAAGCTTGATTTCAATGTCCTCTTCTTCCTCCTTAAAAACTGGAGCCTTGTACTCTACAATCGCACCCGATTCGGTCGCTGCCGGTTTAGATTTCTCCACGAGCTGCATATCACCCCCAATTGGCTTCCCCATTGCCATTGTGATTCTGAATTACCCACAAATCATATATGATTCGACACGCGATTATGAAAAACAAATCAAACAAGGCAATTTTAACCTAAAACAAAGTTACATTCAAATTCAACTCCACCACGTTTCAATTATCAATTTGAATGAAACCCCAATACTTTAGGCTTTAGAAGTAAATTAAACGACGAAGAGACTGATTACCTGAGTTGACGACGAAAGGAGCAGCAAATCGCACGGTAAAGAAAACAATGAAAACGGCGGGAGGTATGAGTTCCGGTGGCAATTACGAATGAAGAGATGACTCAGACGAGAATGTATATTTGGTGTTTTTAGGGATAATTACACTGTGGCCCCCTTAAGTATAACCTAAATCACACTTAGGTCCATAAAGTAAGTAACTTCGTTTCTTTCTGGCTTAAAGTATGCCCCGTCTAACATCTAGGTCCGAGCCGTTAACTAACGCGGACGTTTATGTTACGATCCCGTTAAACATCCCAGTTGCTGTCACGTGTACGCTGACATGGAAATTATTTGAATCTAAGAATTTACAAGTCATTTTATTATATAGTATTACAAATACATGAAATCCAACTTTACATTTAATTATGAGATTAGCATCGAATAATCGAACTTATAACGACGATATATTCATATAACAATCCAAATAAAATCAAACACGCAATAATACAATTAGATTTTTCTTTTTCATAAAGAGGAACTAGCTTTCTTCTGATCAGAAGATTGGCACAAGAAAACGGCATTAGCATTATCATCACTACAATACAAGCAAGGGTGTTGCTCAATCAAGCCTTGCGATTTCAAAACCTCCCTAGCCTTCATCACAACTTCTCGATTGCTTAACCCTTTAATCGGCCAATCCTTCAACGCTTCCTGTACCGCATAAGTAAATGCGCCATGAGGTTTTCCTCCTCCACCTTGAATATCAGCT is part of the Rutidosis leptorrhynchoides isolate AG116_Rl617_1_P2 unplaced genomic scaffold, CSIRO_AGI_Rlap_v1 contig566, whole genome shotgun sequence genome and harbors:
- the LOC139884534 gene encoding uncharacterized protein; its protein translation is MPLVLHLQGLLVSGIIPKFRYNNCWNLAPDCVELIKDTWVNGMRCDNVEDCRNKLNHYRFQLMEWRNHPPNWPKLIKEKVSLLNSISAVPMSAENREKANCIQEEIDDLTRREATYWSQRAKSHWLRDGDRNKTFSFSSFLSKEKEHN
- the LOC139884547 gene encoding calmodulin-7-like isoform X3, with product MADQLTDDQISEFKEAFSLFDKDGDVLTMFLTLAVGCITTKELGTVMRSLGQNPTEAELQDMINEVDADGNGTIDFPEFLNLMARKMKDTDSEEELKEAFRVFDKDQNGFISAAELRHVMTNLGEKLTDEEVGEMIREADVDGDGQINYEEFVKVMMAK
- the LOC139884547 gene encoding calmodulin-7-like isoform X1, producing MADQLTDDQISEFKEAFSLFDKDGDGIFLTAFRSVISFCYAMNHSFLTMFLTLAVGCITTKELGTVMRSLGQNPTEAELQDMINEVDADGNGTIDFPEFLNLMARKMKDTDSEEELKEAFRVFDKDQNGFISAAELRHVMTNLGEKLTDEEVGEMIREADVDGDGQINYEEFVKVMMAK
- the LOC139884547 gene encoding calmodulin-7-like isoform X2, yielding MADQLTDDQISEFKEAFSLFDKDGDGIFLTAFRSVIVGCITTKELGTVMRSLGQNPTEAELQDMINEVDADGNGTIDFPEFLNLMARKMKDTDSEEELKEAFRVFDKDQNGFISAAELRHVMTNLGEKLTDEEVGEMIREADVDGDGQINYEEFVKVMMAK
- the LOC139884547 gene encoding calmodulin-7-like isoform X4, producing the protein MADQLTDDQISEFKEAFSLFDKDGDGCITTKELGTVMRSLGQNPTEAELQDMINEVDADGNGTIDFPEFLNLMARKMKDTDSEEELKEAFRVFDKDQNGFISAAELRHVMTNLGEKLTDEEVGEMIREADVDGDGQINYEEFVKVMMAK
- the LOC139884535 gene encoding uncharacterized protein, encoding MAMGKPIGGDMQLVEKSKPAATESGAIVEYKAPVFKEEEEDIEIKLRRILENVPVRVSNTSGSSAGSGSGDFHQYRQMRRKEQDRLARMEVDYQKRKLVAEFNMRREEKTKAVEERTAKKRLKRQKKKQRKKEKKTKLNPDGGEEQLKKDQSSDDSEESDKE